A region of Thermobifida halotolerans DNA encodes the following proteins:
- the typA gene encoding translational GTPase TypA, producing the protein MPTVTPAEGTVRRSDLRNVAIVAHVDHGKTTLVDAMLWQSGAFRANQDVDERVMDSGDLEREKGITILAKNTAVHYTTPEGEDVVINIIDTPGHADFGGEVERGLSMVDGVVLLVDASEGPLPQTRFVLRKALAAKLPVILVINKVDRPDSRIAEVVDDTYELFMDLDATEEQIDFPIVYACARDGRASLERPADGSIPDNDNLQPLFRTILDTIPAPEYTPGAPLQAHVTNLDASPFLGRLALCRIHQGEIRKGQQAAWIRNDGSVQQVRITELLMTEALERKPAEQAGPGDIIAIAGIPEIMIGETLADPEDPRPLPPITVDEPAISMTIGTNTSPLVGRVKGAKVTARLVKDRLDRELVGNVSLRVLPTDRPDAWEVQGRGELALAILVEQMRREGYELTVGKPQVVTKVIDGVLHEPVERLTVDAPEEYLGAITQLLNVRKGRMENMTNHGTGWVRMDWVVPSRGLIGFRTEFLTETRGTGIAHHVFDGFAPWSGELRTRPTGSLVADRSGQATAYAMFNLQERGSLFVEPSTEVYEGMVVGENSRGDDMDVNITKERKLTNMRSSTGEELERLVPPRRLSLEQALEFCREDECVEVTPEAVRIRKVVLDQKERARALAHRKRAR; encoded by the coding sequence ATGCCCACCGTCACCCCCGCCGAAGGCACGGTTCGCCGCAGCGACCTGCGTAACGTCGCCATCGTGGCGCACGTCGACCACGGCAAGACCACGCTCGTGGACGCCATGCTCTGGCAGTCCGGGGCCTTCCGCGCCAACCAGGACGTCGACGAGCGCGTCATGGACTCCGGCGACCTCGAACGCGAGAAGGGCATCACCATTCTCGCCAAGAACACCGCGGTCCACTACACGACGCCCGAGGGCGAGGACGTCGTCATCAACATCATCGACACCCCCGGCCACGCCGACTTCGGCGGCGAGGTCGAACGCGGCCTGTCCATGGTGGACGGCGTGGTGCTGCTGGTGGACGCCAGCGAGGGGCCGCTGCCGCAGACCCGCTTCGTGCTGCGCAAGGCGCTGGCCGCCAAACTCCCGGTGATCCTGGTCATCAACAAGGTCGACCGTCCCGACAGCCGTATCGCCGAGGTCGTGGACGACACCTACGAACTCTTCATGGATCTCGACGCGACCGAGGAGCAGATCGACTTCCCGATCGTGTACGCGTGCGCGCGGGACGGCAGGGCGTCCCTGGAGCGTCCCGCCGACGGCAGCATCCCGGACAACGACAACCTCCAGCCGCTGTTCCGCACCATCCTCGACACCATCCCGGCGCCCGAGTACACCCCCGGCGCCCCTCTGCAGGCGCACGTGACCAACCTCGACGCCTCCCCCTTCCTGGGGCGTCTGGCGCTGTGCCGCATCCACCAGGGGGAGATCCGCAAGGGCCAGCAGGCGGCCTGGATCAGAAACGACGGCAGCGTCCAGCAGGTCAGGATCACCGAGCTGCTCATGACCGAGGCCCTGGAGCGCAAGCCCGCCGAACAGGCCGGTCCCGGCGACATCATCGCCATCGCGGGCATCCCCGAGATCATGATCGGCGAGACCCTCGCCGACCCCGAGGACCCGCGTCCGCTGCCGCCGATCACGGTGGACGAGCCCGCGATCTCCATGACCATCGGGACCAACACCTCTCCGCTGGTCGGCCGGGTCAAGGGCGCCAAGGTCACCGCACGGCTGGTCAAGGACCGCCTCGACCGCGAACTCGTCGGCAACGTGAGTCTGCGCGTCCTGCCCACCGACCGCCCCGACGCCTGGGAGGTGCAGGGGCGCGGCGAGCTGGCGCTGGCGATCCTGGTCGAGCAGATGCGCCGTGAGGGCTACGAGCTGACCGTCGGCAAGCCGCAGGTGGTCACCAAGGTCATCGACGGGGTGCTGCACGAACCCGTCGAGCGCCTCACCGTGGACGCCCCGGAGGAGTACCTGGGCGCCATCACCCAGCTGCTCAACGTCCGCAAGGGCCGCATGGAGAACATGACCAACCACGGCACCGGCTGGGTCCGGATGGACTGGGTCGTGCCCTCGCGCGGTCTGATCGGCTTCCGCACCGAGTTCCTCACCGAGACGCGGGGGACCGGAATCGCCCACCACGTCTTCGACGGTTTCGCGCCGTGGTCCGGTGAGCTGCGCACCCGCCCCACCGGGTCGCTGGTCGCCGACCGCAGCGGTCAGGCGACGGCCTACGCGATGTTCAACCTGCAGGAACGCGGAAGCCTGTTCGTGGAGCCGAGCACCGAGGTCTACGAGGGCATGGTCGTCGGCGAGAACTCGCGCGGCGACGACATGGACGTCAACATCACCAAGGAGCGCAAGCTCACCAACATGCGTTCCTCCACGGGCGAGGAGCTGGAGCGGCTGGTGCCGCCGCGTCGGCTCTCCCTGGAGCAGGCGCTGGAGTTCTGCCGCGAGGACGAGTGCGTGGAGGTCACGCCCGAGGCGGTGCGCATCCGCAAGGTCGTCCTCGACCAGAAGGAGCGCGCCCGCGCCCTCGCCCACCGCAAGCGCGCCAGGTGA
- a CDS encoding (deoxy)nucleoside triphosphate pyrophosphohydrolase, with amino-acid sequence MTDSETLIVVGAAIIRGGAVLAAQRAEPAHMRGRWEFPGGKVDPGETEEIALVRECREELGVDVRPLGRFDREVDFPARPGAPRAVLRLWTAELHDGEPRPLEHMALRWLTADTLTEVDWLPADLPFLDDVRIALKPDGVAGPLGNR; translated from the coding sequence ATGACAGACTCGGAGACCCTGATCGTCGTCGGCGCCGCGATCATTCGGGGCGGCGCGGTCCTGGCCGCCCAGCGGGCCGAGCCCGCACACATGCGCGGGCGCTGGGAGTTTCCCGGAGGCAAGGTCGATCCCGGTGAGACCGAGGAGATCGCCCTGGTCCGCGAGTGCCGGGAGGAACTCGGCGTCGACGTCCGACCCCTGGGGCGCTTCGACCGCGAGGTCGACTTCCCCGCGCGCCCCGGCGCCCCGCGGGCCGTGCTGCGGCTGTGGACCGCCGAACTGCACGACGGCGAGCCCCGGCCGCTGGAGCACATGGCGCTGCGCTGGCTCACCGCCGACACCCTCACCGAGGTCGACTGGCTCCCCGCCGACCTGCCGTTCCTCGACGACGTCCGGATCGCCCTGAAACCGGACGGTGTTGCCGGCCCGCTCGGCAACAGATGA
- a CDS encoding NADPH-dependent FMN reductase: MTRFTVLVAAPRTRSALRAAAVHTADAIAAHTAVTAHIDVIDLAELGPALLADTVEDGVADALAAIAGSDVLIVATPQVHGSYTGLLKVFLDRLPELGLSHVIALPFAVVDDLRNGHNIEGDLRVLLSDLGAWVAEPGLLLSGAELAQPLSVIDAWAEVAAPALRQALAVAV; encoded by the coding sequence ATGACCCGCTTCACCGTGCTCGTCGCCGCCCCCCGGACCCGTTCCGCCCTGCGCGCCGCGGCCGTCCACACCGCCGACGCCATCGCCGCGCACACCGCTGTCACCGCGCACATCGACGTCATCGACCTCGCCGAACTGGGGCCGGCACTGCTCGCCGACACGGTCGAGGACGGCGTCGCGGACGCGCTCGCCGCGATCGCCGGCAGCGACGTGCTGATCGTGGCCACCCCGCAGGTGCACGGCAGCTACACCGGACTGCTCAAGGTCTTCCTGGACCGCCTTCCGGAGCTGGGGCTCTCCCACGTCATCGCGCTGCCGTTCGCGGTGGTGGACGACCTGCGCAACGGGCACAACATCGAGGGCGACCTGCGGGTGCTGCTGTCGGACCTGGGCGCGTGGGTGGCCGAGCCGGGACTGCTGCTGTCCGGCGCCGAACTCGCCCAGCCGCTGAGCGTCATCGACGCGTGGGCCGAGGTCGCCGCCCCCGCTCTGCGCCAGGCCCTCGCGGTGGCCGTCTGA
- the nagA gene encoding N-acetylglucosamine-6-phosphate deacetylase: MSTLTNAQMVTADGILDGWLRVEDGRIAEIGSGPAPHGAAETVDLGGRLLAPGYVDIHVHGGAGASFGDGDPERALAVVESHRRHGVTTLVGSLVTAAPEETLRQVAALAELCESGDLAGIHLEGPYLAPGRCGAHDPALLRRPDPAEFRRILAAGRGHVAMITLAPELPGALDLVRAAVAEGVVAAVGHTDADYDRTRAAFDAGATVATHLFNQMRPVHHRDPGPVVAALTDDRVVVELVNDGVHVHPGAARMAWNAAGASRVALVTDAMSATGLGDGEYTLGRLRVRVVGGTARLATTGAIAGSTITLTDAVRRAVRELRVPPVEAVRAAGAVPAAALRLTDVGVLAPGCRADLLVLEEDLSVRTVYHRGRPLPP, translated from the coding sequence ATGAGCACATTGACAAACGCGCAGATGGTGACCGCTGACGGGATTCTCGACGGCTGGCTGCGCGTCGAGGACGGGCGGATCGCCGAGATCGGTTCGGGTCCCGCGCCGCACGGCGCGGCGGAGACCGTCGACCTGGGCGGCCGCCTGCTCGCCCCCGGCTACGTCGACATCCACGTCCACGGCGGCGCCGGAGCGTCCTTCGGTGACGGCGACCCCGAACGGGCGCTGGCCGTCGTCGAGTCCCACCGGAGGCACGGCGTGACGACCCTGGTGGGCAGCCTGGTGACCGCCGCCCCCGAGGAGACGCTGCGCCAGGTGGCGGCACTGGCCGAACTGTGCGAATCCGGTGATCTGGCCGGAATCCACCTGGAGGGCCCGTACCTGGCTCCCGGCAGGTGCGGGGCGCACGACCCGGCGCTCCTGCGCCGCCCGGACCCGGCCGAGTTCCGGCGGATCCTCGCGGCCGGCCGGGGACACGTCGCGATGATCACGCTCGCGCCCGAACTCCCGGGCGCGCTCGACCTGGTCCGCGCGGCCGTGGCCGAAGGCGTGGTCGCGGCCGTGGGCCACACCGACGCCGACTACGACCGGACCCGCGCCGCCTTCGACGCCGGAGCCACCGTGGCCACGCACCTGTTCAACCAGATGCGCCCGGTCCACCACCGGGACCCCGGGCCGGTGGTGGCGGCGCTCACCGACGACCGGGTGGTGGTGGAGTTGGTCAACGACGGCGTGCACGTCCACCCGGGGGCCGCCCGGATGGCCTGGAACGCCGCCGGAGCCTCCCGGGTGGCCCTCGTCACCGACGCCATGTCGGCGACCGGGCTCGGGGACGGCGAGTACACCCTGGGCCGCCTGCGGGTCCGCGTCGTGGGCGGCACGGCCCGCCTGGCCACCACCGGAGCGATCGCCGGCAGCACCATCACGCTCACCGACGCGGTCCGCCGGGCGGTCCGCGAACTGCGGGTCCCTCCGGTCGAGGCGGTCCGCGCGGCCGGCGCGGTCCCCGCCGCCGCACTCCGCCTCACCGACGTGGGCGTTCTCGCGCCGGGGTGCCGCGCCGACCTCCTGGTGCTGGAGGAGGACCTGTCCGTCCGGACCGTCTACCACCGCGGGCGCCCCCTTCCTCCGTGA
- a CDS encoding MTH1187 family thiamine-binding protein, with protein MIVAFSVTPIGVGDSVAPAVARAVKVVRDSGLPNRTDAMFTSVEGDWEEVMDVVRRAVEAAGEGASRISLVLKADIREGVTDGLTRKVEAVEAELREQ; from the coding sequence ATGATCGTCGCGTTCTCTGTGACTCCGATAGGTGTCGGTGATTCGGTGGCGCCCGCTGTCGCCCGTGCCGTGAAGGTGGTCCGCGACAGCGGACTGCCCAACCGCACCGACGCGATGTTCACCAGCGTCGAGGGTGACTGGGAGGAGGTCATGGACGTGGTCAGGCGCGCGGTCGAAGCCGCTGGCGAGGGCGCGTCGCGGATCAGCCTGGTGCTCAAGGCCGACATCCGCGAGGGTGTCACCGACGGCCTGACCCGCAAGGTCGAGGCTGTCGAGGCCGAACTGCGCGAACAGTGA
- a CDS encoding penicillin-binding transpeptidase domain-containing protein, translating into MPPRNNLRRFLAAATGLLVAAGAAACAAEPSPEVAVRNFLLNWQEGDYEAAARHTNGDSAEVAEALRQAHDQLDLAALRLTLRPIEMVGDTATAEFAAEADLGIGDPVWRYTGAIPLARTSGGWAIDWSPSVIHPELGDGERLAVTYDVPDRGQIYDRDGAPLVGETEVTAFGVRPADMRDMTEGVSSLAELLEEDPEPLLNRVRSAPPEEFQPLVLKRTEDVSDALLDEVAEIPGAQTEQRRMPLTPGMAAAVVGEVAGTAEHKVSNRVSGPYQAGDTVGLSGLQSSFQQRLAGTATTRIVTLDAGGEETGVLETWTGVESGSLTTTIDSTVQEVAEQSLATINGTAYLVAVDARSGEILASAEQPRGTANDGAFTKQYRPGEAFTIVSAAAMLGGGDITADTTATCAQEATVGDRTFTNPNGSMLLGAPDLRTNFAYSCTTAFAELAGRVSVGALAETAEKFGIGQPWQLPVAAFPGEFTASGDEASIAAAVVGADGVTVSPLGMALVAGAVADGEWHAPRLVRQEEDQDDEAASVAVDPEVLEPLRDMMLASVQEGSAAPLNINYTNPVHGQTGVARQEIGGSERTVQWFVGYQGHVAFAVVVETDPSHTYQFAVNSALSFVQLLPADYTQPAEGSQGNA; encoded by the coding sequence TTGCCCCCCCGAAACAACCTCCGTCGATTCCTTGCCGCGGCCACGGGACTCCTCGTGGCCGCGGGCGCCGCGGCCTGCGCCGCGGAGCCGAGCCCCGAGGTGGCCGTCCGGAACTTCCTGCTGAACTGGCAGGAGGGCGACTACGAGGCCGCAGCCCGGCACACCAACGGTGACAGCGCCGAGGTCGCCGAGGCGCTCCGGCAGGCCCACGACCAGCTCGACCTGGCGGCCCTGCGGTTGACCCTCAGGCCCATCGAGATGGTCGGGGACACGGCGACGGCCGAGTTCGCGGCGGAGGCCGACCTCGGTATCGGTGACCCGGTGTGGCGCTACACGGGTGCCATCCCGCTGGCCCGCACCTCCGGCGGGTGGGCCATCGACTGGTCGCCCTCGGTCATCCATCCGGAACTGGGGGACGGTGAGCGGCTCGCCGTCACCTACGACGTGCCCGACCGCGGTCAGATCTACGACCGCGACGGCGCCCCGCTGGTCGGCGAGACCGAGGTCACCGCGTTCGGGGTGCGCCCCGCCGACATGCGGGACATGACCGAGGGAGTCAGCAGCCTCGCCGAACTGCTCGAGGAGGACCCCGAGCCGCTGCTCAACCGGGTCCGCTCGGCGCCGCCCGAGGAGTTCCAGCCGCTGGTCCTCAAACGCACGGAGGACGTCTCCGACGCGCTCCTGGACGAGGTCGCCGAGATCCCCGGGGCGCAGACCGAGCAGCGCAGGATGCCGCTCACCCCGGGCATGGCCGCCGCGGTCGTCGGCGAGGTCGCCGGAACCGCCGAGCACAAGGTCTCCAACCGCGTCTCGGGCCCCTACCAGGCGGGTGACACCGTGGGGTTGAGCGGACTGCAGAGCAGCTTCCAGCAGCGGCTCGCGGGTACCGCCACCACCAGGATCGTCACGCTCGACGCCGGTGGCGAGGAGACCGGGGTCCTGGAGACCTGGACGGGGGTCGAGAGCGGCTCGCTGACCACCACCATCGACAGCACGGTACAGGAGGTCGCGGAGCAGTCCCTGGCCACGATCAACGGCACCGCCTACCTGGTGGCGGTGGACGCGCGCTCCGGTGAGATCCTCGCCTCGGCCGAGCAGCCCCGCGGGACCGCCAACGACGGCGCGTTCACCAAGCAGTACCGGCCGGGTGAGGCGTTCACGATCGTCTCGGCGGCGGCGATGCTGGGCGGGGGCGACATCACCGCCGACACCACCGCCACGTGCGCGCAGGAGGCGACGGTCGGCGACCGGACCTTCACCAACCCCAACGGCAGCATGCTGCTGGGGGCCCCGGACCTGCGGACGAACTTCGCCTACAGTTGCACCACGGCGTTCGCCGAACTGGCGGGCAGGGTGAGCGTCGGCGCTCTGGCCGAGACCGCGGAGAAGTTCGGCATCGGCCAGCCCTGGCAACTGCCGGTCGCGGCCTTCCCCGGTGAGTTCACCGCGTCGGGGGACGAGGCGTCCATCGCCGCCGCGGTCGTGGGCGCCGACGGGGTCACGGTCAGCCCGCTGGGCATGGCCCTGGTGGCCGGGGCGGTGGCCGACGGTGAGTGGCACGCGCCCCGACTGGTCCGCCAGGAGGAGGACCAGGACGACGAGGCCGCCAGCGTCGCCGTGGACCCCGAGGTGCTGGAGCCGCTGCGCGACATGATGCTCGCCTCGGTACAGGAGGGCAGCGCCGCCCCGCTCAACATCAACTACACCAACCCGGTGCACGGCCAGACCGGGGTGGCCCGGCAGGAGATCGGTGGCTCGGAGAGGACCGTCCAGTGGTTCGTCGGCTACCAGGGGCACGTGGCCTTCGCGGTGGTCGTGGAGACCGACCCCTCGCACACCTACCAGTTCGCGGTGAACTCCGCACTGTCGTTCGTGCAGTTGCTGCCCGCCGACTACACCCAGCCCGCCGAGGGGAGCCAGGGGAACGCCTGA
- the smpB gene encoding SsrA-binding protein SmpB: protein MAREKGQKTIAQNRRARHDYHIEDTYEAGLVLTGTEVKSLRAGRASLVDGFAQIRDGEAWLHNVHIPEYTLGTWTNHAARRPRKLLLHREQIAKLNAKTQESGRTLVPLSLYFRDGRAKVEIALARGKREYDKRRDIAEREAKRDIERALRRRR, encoded by the coding sequence ATGGCACGGGAAAAAGGGCAGAAGACCATCGCGCAGAACCGGCGCGCGCGGCACGACTACCACATCGAGGACACCTACGAGGCCGGTCTGGTCCTCACCGGGACCGAGGTCAAGTCGCTGCGCGCCGGACGCGCCTCGCTGGTGGACGGCTTCGCCCAGATCCGGGACGGCGAGGCCTGGCTGCACAACGTGCACATTCCCGAGTACACGCTGGGAACCTGGACGAACCACGCGGCGCGCCGTCCGCGTAAGCTCCTGCTGCACCGGGAGCAGATCGCCAAACTGAACGCCAAGACCCAGGAGTCGGGGCGCACCCTGGTGCCGCTGTCGCTCTACTTCCGCGACGGGCGCGCCAAGGTCGAGATCGCTCTGGCCCGAGGCAAGCGCGAGTACGACAAACGCCGCGACATCGCCGAACGCGAGGCGAAGCGCGACATCGAGAGAGCTCTGCGTCGCAGGCGTTGA
- the ftsX gene encoding permease-like cell division protein FtsX has protein sequence MRAQFVLSEIWIGLRRNLTMTIAVITTVAISLALFGAGMLINQQVSAMRGYWDERISITIYLCTESSPSQHCIENGPATDEDRASIQADLEGMPEVASVEYVDQAEAWQDFQNRFSNRQALVEATQEGDIPDNFRVQLADPSQYEKVQESVQNRAGVDMVSNDKDVLDRFFELFDGLKWAALIVSVVQLAAAALLIGNTIRLSAYSRRRETGIMRLVGASNFYIQLPFLLEGAICGLIGGIIASGFIVATRFFLLDKIQDWFYSGVQLGTGALLSVIGMSVILGVLLCTIASFLTLRRYLRV, from the coding sequence ATGCGCGCACAGTTCGTACTCTCTGAGATCTGGATCGGCCTGCGGCGAAATCTGACGATGACCATCGCGGTCATCACCACGGTCGCCATCTCGCTGGCCCTCTTCGGCGCCGGCATGCTGATCAACCAGCAGGTCAGCGCGATGCGGGGGTACTGGGACGAGCGGATCTCGATCACGATCTACCTGTGCACCGAGAGCTCGCCCAGCCAGCACTGCATCGAGAACGGGCCGGCGACCGACGAGGACCGCGCCTCCATCCAGGCGGACCTGGAGGGCATGCCCGAGGTGGCCAGTGTCGAGTACGTCGACCAGGCCGAGGCGTGGCAGGACTTCCAGAACCGCTTCTCCAACCGGCAGGCTCTTGTCGAGGCCACCCAGGAAGGCGACATCCCCGACAACTTCCGCGTCCAGTTGGCCGACCCCTCGCAGTACGAGAAGGTCCAGGAGAGCGTCCAGAACCGGGCCGGCGTCGACATGGTCTCCAACGACAAGGACGTGCTCGACCGGTTCTTCGAACTGTTCGACGGCCTCAAGTGGGCGGCGCTGATCGTCTCCGTCGTCCAGTTGGCCGCCGCCGCGCTGCTGATCGGCAACACGATCCGCCTGTCGGCCTACAGCAGGCGCCGGGAGACCGGCATCATGCGGCTGGTGGGCGCCTCCAACTTCTACATCCAGCTCCCGTTCCTCCTCGAGGGCGCGATCTGCGGACTCATCGGCGGCATCATCGCCTCGGGCTTCATCGTCGCGACGAGGTTCTTCCTGCTGGACAAGATCCAGGACTGGTTCTACTCCGGCGTCCAGCTCGGCACGGGAGCGCTGCTCTCCGTCATCGGAATGTCCGTCATCCTGGGTGTGCTGCTCTGTACGATCGCCTCCTTCCTGACGCTGCGGCGGTACCTGCGCGTCTGA
- the ftsE gene encoding cell division ATP-binding protein FtsE has product MIQFENVTKVYPTQKRPALNGVSVDVDKGEFVFLVGPSGSGKSTFLRLILKEEKPTKGRVHVAGKDLARLSNWKVPHLRRRIGCVFQDFRLLPNKNVFENVAFALEVIGKPRRFIRKVVPEVVELVGLEGKADRMPDELSGGEQQRVAIARAFVNRPQILLADEPTGNIDPATSIGIMKVLDRINRTGTTVVMATHDAAIVDSMRKRVIELEDGEVIRDQSRGVYGQAY; this is encoded by the coding sequence GTGATCCAGTTTGAAAACGTCACCAAGGTCTACCCGACCCAGAAACGTCCCGCACTGAACGGCGTTTCCGTCGACGTCGACAAGGGAGAGTTCGTCTTCCTCGTCGGCCCCTCGGGATCGGGTAAGTCAACGTTCCTCCGTCTCATCCTCAAAGAGGAGAAACCGACCAAGGGCCGAGTCCACGTCGCGGGCAAGGACCTCGCGCGACTGTCCAACTGGAAGGTTCCGCACCTGCGCCGCCGGATCGGGTGCGTGTTCCAGGACTTCCGGCTGCTGCCGAACAAGAACGTCTTCGAGAACGTCGCGTTCGCGCTGGAGGTCATCGGAAAGCCCCGCCGGTTCATCCGCAAGGTCGTCCCCGAGGTCGTCGAGCTCGTCGGGCTTGAGGGCAAGGCCGACCGCATGCCCGACGAACTCTCCGGTGGTGAGCAGCAGCGCGTGGCGATCGCGCGGGCGTTCGTCAACCGGCCGCAGATCCTGCTGGCCGACGAGCCCACCGGAAACATCGACCCCGCAACCTCGATCGGCATCATGAAGGTGCTCGACCGAATCAACCGCACCGGAACGACCGTCGTCATGGCGACGCACGACGCCGCCATCGTCGACTCGATGCGCAAGCGCGTGATCGAGCTCGAGGACGGCGAGGTCATCCGGGACCAGTCGCGTGGCGTCTACGGCCAGGCGTACTAG
- the prfB gene encoding peptide chain release factor 2 has protein sequence MAELDPAEQIKELSSTLESIEAVLDLDAKRTEIEQLREQSADPELWNDQENAQKVTRRLSFLESEITRVEGIRGRLDDIGVLFELAAAEDDADTLAEARTELESLRRDIGELEVRTLLSGPYDEREALVSINAQAGGVDAADWTQMLQRMYLRWAERHGYPTEIYETSYAEEAGIKSTTFVVRAPFAYGMLRGEHGTHRLVRISPFDNQSRRQTSFAGVDVVPVVEQSDHIDIDESELRIDVYRSSGPGGQGVNTTDSAVRITHLPTGIVVACQNERSQLQNRATAMSVLQAKLLERKRQEEEAVLAELRGEATSSWGTQMRNYVLHPYQSVKDVRTGMESGNTGAVLDGQIDEFIDAEIRWMRSQERDQQATG, from the coding sequence GTGGCAGAACTAGACCCCGCAGAGCAGATCAAGGAACTCTCGTCCACGCTGGAGAGCATCGAGGCCGTGCTGGACCTCGACGCCAAGCGCACGGAGATCGAGCAGCTGCGGGAGCAGTCAGCCGATCCCGAGCTGTGGAACGACCAGGAGAACGCGCAGAAGGTCACCCGTCGGCTGTCCTTCCTGGAGTCCGAGATCACCAGGGTCGAGGGCATCCGCGGTCGGCTCGACGACATCGGGGTGCTCTTCGAGCTCGCGGCGGCCGAGGACGACGCAGACACCCTCGCCGAGGCGCGGACCGAACTGGAGTCGCTGCGCCGGGACATCGGCGAACTCGAGGTGCGCACGCTGCTGTCGGGCCCCTACGACGAGCGTGAGGCCCTGGTCAGCATCAACGCCCAGGCGGGCGGAGTGGACGCGGCCGACTGGACGCAGATGCTGCAGCGCATGTACCTGCGCTGGGCCGAGCGCCACGGCTACCCCACCGAGATCTACGAGACCTCCTACGCCGAGGAGGCCGGCATCAAGTCCACGACCTTCGTGGTCAGGGCCCCCTTCGCCTACGGCATGCTGCGCGGCGAGCACGGCACCCACCGGCTGGTGCGCATCTCGCCCTTCGACAACCAGAGCCGCCGCCAGACCTCGTTCGCCGGGGTCGACGTGGTTCCGGTCGTGGAGCAGAGCGACCACATCGACATCGACGAGAGCGAACTGCGGATCGACGTGTACCGCTCCTCGGGCCCGGGCGGCCAGGGCGTCAACACCACCGACTCGGCGGTGCGCATCACCCACCTGCCGACCGGGATCGTGGTGGCCTGCCAGAACGAGCGCTCCCAGTTGCAGAACCGCGCCACCGCGATGTCGGTCCTGCAGGCCAAGCTGCTGGAGCGCAAGCGCCAGGAGGAGGAGGCCGTGCTCGCCGAACTGCGCGGCGAGGCCACCAGCAGTTGGGGCACCCAGATGCGCAACTACGTGCTCCACCCGTACCAGAGCGTCAAGGACGTGCGCACCGGGATGGAGAGCGGCAACACCGGTGCCGTCCTGGACGGCCAGATCGACGAGTTCATCGACGCCGAGATCAGGTGGATGCGCAGCCAGGAGCGGGACCAGCAGGCTACGGGATGA
- a CDS encoding tetratricopeptide repeat protein, with protein MEPNREQPSVDALLEAVDDAWDDADRLRALVRGALDAGFGPEILPAAERVRRLDPDLDRGAVLHALALRGCGRHEQAERELVAHIRARGGHADTWFALVPLAERRGSAADIATALANALRCDPNHAGALVWGWRYHTRQDGLARADRWLAEYAPDSWRATVMLGERALYQEEVERAVELFDAACERGPRRGEPLLRGARALARGGHDAECVELVLSRWSGSRGAEPLMEAIEAQLRLGRVADAVFALARLRGLRDVERDHPEAADLYRRVARARAEAGL; from the coding sequence GTGGAGCCGAACAGGGAGCAGCCGAGCGTCGACGCGCTGCTGGAGGCGGTGGACGACGCCTGGGACGACGCCGACCGGCTGCGTGCGCTGGTCCGGGGCGCGCTCGACGCGGGGTTCGGTCCGGAGATCCTGCCCGCGGCCGAGCGGGTGCGCCGCCTCGACCCCGACCTCGACCGGGGCGCCGTGCTGCACGCGCTGGCGCTGCGCGGCTGCGGCCGGCACGAACAGGCCGAACGGGAACTCGTCGCGCACATCAGGGCCCGCGGCGGCCACGCCGACACCTGGTTCGCGCTCGTCCCGCTGGCAGAGCGCAGAGGAAGCGCCGCCGACATCGCCACCGCCCTGGCCAACGCGCTGCGCTGCGACCCGAACCACGCGGGCGCGCTGGTGTGGGGCTGGCGGTACCACACCCGCCAGGACGGGCTGGCGCGGGCCGACCGGTGGCTCGCCGAGTACGCCCCGGACAGTTGGCGCGCCACGGTGATGCTGGGCGAACGCGCCCTGTACCAGGAAGAGGTGGAGCGGGCGGTGGAGCTGTTCGACGCCGCCTGCGAGCGCGGGCCGCGCCGCGGCGAACCCCTGCTGCGGGGCGCTCGGGCACTGGCCCGCGGCGGCCACGACGCGGAGTGCGTCGAGCTGGTGCTGAGCCGGTGGAGCGGCTCCCGCGGGGCCGAGCCGCTCATGGAGGCCATCGAGGCGCAGCTGCGCCTGGGACGGGTCGCCGACGCGGTCTTCGCCCTGGCCAGGCTGCGCGGGCTGCGCGACGTCGAACGCGACCATCCGGAGGCGGCCGACCTGTACCGCCGGGTGGCCCGGGCCCGCGCCGAGGCGGGGCTGTGA